A window from Chlamydia gallinacea 08-1274/3 encodes these proteins:
- a CDS encoding IncA family protein: MTTIVNVSESQKPSCVSPTPSSPVAIKPERESTLQKVSHAVKIIAAIALFMVGLSALAFWSFGAAVAVIPAIIMLVVMVVAFALVLIGVRDSAPAKVARELKKQVEDLREENQRFDVENSRLSEQVECLSEMNNDLSEQLQGLSALSNQLRLFGSRLEVHTGDFSALVLEFKENLKSLHTFGAGIGKTFSSFEAMLSSLQSVLSQDGIKELTESVASLRTQTTDLQQVVDQAKQALDSIRQETVLKEQQVKFLQEKQSELEASCEKLTATIQHLETVAQKISIEPLQSSSSEEKQVSEAATSTSTPEGETSETKEGEEDSSVVEFD, translated from the coding sequence ATGACAACGATTGTAAATGTTTCTGAAAGCCAAAAACCATCATGTGTATCCCCTACCCCTTCTTCTCCAGTTGCTATAAAGCCAGAACGTGAATCTACCTTGCAAAAAGTTTCTCATGCTGTGAAGATTATTGCAGCTATCGCTCTCTTTATGGTTGGTCTTTCTGCTTTAGCATTTTGGTCATTTGGTGCTGCTGTAGCAGTAATACCTGCTATTATTATGCTTGTGGTTATGGTTGTTGCCTTTGCTCTTGTATTAATAGGTGTTCGCGATAGTGCTCCTGCAAAAGTAGCTCGTGAACTTAAAAAGCAGGTCGAAGATTTACGAGAAGAAAATCAGCGTTTTGATGTAGAAAATTCTCGTTTATCTGAACAAGTTGAATGTTTAAGCGAGATGAATAATGATCTTTCTGAGCAATTACAAGGGTTGTCAGCGCTATCGAATCAACTCCGATTATTTGGAAGCAGACTGGAAGTTCATACGGGAGATTTTTCAGCACTTGTTCTGGAGTTTAAAGAGAATTTAAAATCATTACACACTTTTGGAGCGGGCATCGGTAAGACATTTTCTTCTTTTGAAGCTATGTTGTCCTCTTTACAATCTGTTTTATCTCAAGACGGTATCAAAGAGTTGACTGAGTCAGTTGCTTCTTTAAGAACTCAGACGACCGATCTACAACAGGTTGTCGACCAGGCTAAGCAAGCTTTAGACAGCATAAGACAAGAAACGGTTCTGAAAGAACAGCAAGTTAAATTCTTACAAGAGAAACAATCTGAATTAGAAGCGTCTTGTGAAAAACTTACGGCTACTATTCAGCATCTGGAAACAGTAGCTCAGAAAATTTCCATTGAACCATTACAAAGCAGCTCTTCTGAAGAGAAACAAGTAAGCGAAGCAGCTACATCTACATCTACCCCTGAAGGAGAAACATCCGAAACTAAGGAGGGAGAGGAAGACTCGTCAGTAGTAGAGTTCGATTAA
- a CDS encoding YihY/virulence factor BrkB family protein, producing MFRRFSSFSKKKQNSRFRNNRILKSFLLAPKVLLRNETAKEACVLSYYGLFGCIPILVFFLRLSQSLFLDVDWKEWLLIKFPDYKEPILAIVDAAHRSPTNNVSVVLVGSFFVFCWAGILMLVSLEDSLNKIFRMGWTPISLHRLITYFVITLISPMVFIIVSGFWVYVTQIMPIQYPRLLSLSHLMAVIYFLSLCIPYLGIYAVLFCCYSFLPRVSVKKNAALTASLVAGTLWIIFQKIFFCLQYYLFNYSFTYGALVALPSFLLLLYFYACLYLFGGVLTFLIQNQGYSFILSTDKYLPNCYTKLVISIYILAEISRDFDEGYPSPTLESLAKNSNVPIGELAQCLEILESEGLVLSYKETYKPSYYISELTIQDILEKLLHLHTFSYVQAEVALRLVQTCFHELLDQAKHSVYNLTLKDIARKL from the coding sequence ATGTTTCGAAGATTCTCGTCATTTTCAAAAAAAAAACAAAATTCGAGGTTTCGGAATAATCGCATTCTTAAATCTTTTTTACTTGCTCCCAAAGTCTTATTAAGAAATGAAACAGCTAAAGAAGCCTGTGTTTTAAGTTACTACGGGTTATTCGGATGTATTCCCATACTCGTATTTTTTTTAAGACTATCGCAGTCACTATTTTTAGATGTAGATTGGAAAGAATGGCTGTTAATCAAATTTCCGGATTATAAAGAACCTATTTTAGCTATTGTTGATGCTGCACATCGTTCTCCAACAAATAATGTAAGCGTAGTTCTTGTTGGGAGCTTCTTTGTATTTTGTTGGGCAGGGATTCTGATGTTGGTATCTTTAGAGGATAGCTTAAATAAGATTTTCCGTATGGGGTGGACTCCCATATCTCTACATAGACTAATAACGTATTTTGTAATCACTCTTATTAGTCCAATGGTGTTTATTATTGTTTCTGGTTTTTGGGTATATGTTACGCAAATCATGCCAATACAGTATCCCCGATTGTTGTCTCTTAGTCACTTGATGGCGGTAATCTATTTTCTATCTTTGTGTATTCCCTACTTGGGTATTTACGCAGTTTTATTTTGCTGTTACTCCTTCTTACCTCGTGTTTCTGTAAAAAAAAACGCAGCACTTACAGCTTCTTTAGTAGCAGGGACTTTGTGGATAATTTTTCAGAAGATTTTCTTTTGTTTACAGTATTACCTATTTAATTATAGCTTTACCTATGGAGCACTGGTTGCTCTTCCCTCCTTTCTTTTACTTTTATATTTTTATGCGTGTCTTTACTTATTTGGAGGCGTGTTAACTTTTTTAATTCAGAATCAAGGGTATAGCTTCATCCTTTCCACGGATAAGTATCTACCTAACTGTTATACGAAGTTAGTCATTAGTATTTATATTCTTGCAGAGATATCAAGGGATTTTGATGAAGGATATCCCTCACCTACTTTAGAAAGCTTAGCCAAAAATTCTAACGTCCCTATCGGTGAACTTGCTCAATGTTTAGAGATTTTAGAAAGTGAGGGCTTAGTCTTATCTTATAAGGAAACGTATAAGCCATCTTACTATATTTCCGAATTAACAATTCAAGATATTCTTGAGAAGTTGTTACATCTGCATACCTTTAGTTATGTCCAAGCAGAAGTTGCTTTGCGTTTAGTACAGACTTGTTTTCATGAGCTGTTAGATCAAGCGAAACATAGTGTTTATAATTTAACTCTTAAAGACATTGCTAGGAAGTTATGA
- a CDS encoding ATP-binding cassette domain-containing protein has translation MTVKVQDLTYSINNKQILSGVSFSLEAGRITLFIGRSGSGKTTILRALVGLLPPTEGDMTISGEPPALVFQHPELFPHMTVLNNCIHPQIIIKHKSLEEAKERAYNLLKQLDIENLAKHYPHQLSGGQKQRVAIVRSLCMDKRILLFDEPTSALDPFSTRSFRCLLESLKDQNLTLAISTHDVPFIQECLDRVYLIDQGKVTSIYDKRDGDLSSEHPISLYLNSMLLS, from the coding sequence ATGACCGTCAAAGTACAAGATCTTACCTATTCCATTAACAATAAGCAGATTCTCTCTGGGGTATCCTTTTCATTAGAAGCTGGACGCATTACTTTATTTATTGGCAGAAGCGGTTCAGGGAAAACTACAATATTGCGTGCTCTTGTTGGTCTTCTTCCTCCTACGGAAGGAGACATGACTATTTCTGGAGAACCACCCGCTCTTGTTTTTCAACACCCCGAGCTATTTCCTCACATGACTGTGCTAAATAACTGCATCCATCCTCAAATCATTATCAAACACAAAAGTCTGGAAGAAGCTAAAGAACGCGCCTACAATCTCCTCAAGCAGTTGGATATTGAAAATCTTGCCAAACATTACCCTCATCAGCTATCGGGAGGGCAAAAACAACGTGTAGCTATCGTCCGTTCTTTATGTATGGATAAGCGCATTTTATTATTTGATGAGCCCACTTCGGCTTTGGATCCTTTTTCTACCCGGTCATTTCGATGTCTTTTAGAATCTTTAAAAGACCAGAACCTTACTCTAGCTATTTCCACACACGATGTGCCTTTCATTCAAGAATGCTTAGATCGTGTGTATCTTATAGATCAGGGAAAAGTTACAAGTATTTATGATAAACGAGATGGAGATTTGTCTTCAGAGCACCCAATAAGTCTTTACTTAAATTCAATGTTATTATCTTAA
- the tsaD gene encoding tRNA (adenosine(37)-N6)-threonylcarbamoyltransferase complex transferase subunit TsaD — MLTLGLESSCDETSCSIIDGETKILANIIASQEEHASYGGVVPEIASRAHLQAFPRVVRIAMEESQVSWTDVDLLAVTTTPGLIGSLSIGVNFAKGLALGANKPLIGVNHVEAHLYAVYMESAQVEFPALGLVVSGAHTAMFFMEDPLTYRLIGKTRDDALGETFDKVARFLGLPYPGGALIEKLARHGSETAYAFSPAHVEGYDLSFSGLKTAVLYAIKGKNSSSRTPLPELSQEQKSDIAASFQRTAFTTIAQKLPTIIKTFSCRSLLLGGGVANNSFFRELLSATLDVPVYFPSPQLCTDNAAMIAGLGRELFLANKTRLEVSPCARYHWESVLDSSLLHP; from the coding sequence ATGCTCACTTTAGGCTTGGAAAGCTCTTGTGATGAAACATCCTGCTCTATCATAGATGGAGAGACAAAAATCTTAGCTAATATCATTGCTTCACAAGAGGAACATGCATCTTATGGAGGTGTTGTTCCTGAAATTGCCTCGCGAGCCCATCTTCAAGCATTTCCTCGTGTTGTTCGCATTGCCATGGAAGAATCCCAAGTGTCATGGACTGATGTGGATTTATTGGCTGTAACAACAACACCAGGATTGATTGGTTCTCTATCTATAGGTGTAAATTTTGCTAAGGGGCTGGCCTTAGGAGCGAATAAGCCTTTAATTGGAGTGAACCACGTAGAAGCGCATTTATATGCTGTCTATATGGAATCAGCTCAAGTAGAATTTCCTGCTTTAGGATTAGTAGTTTCTGGAGCACATACTGCAATGTTTTTCATGGAAGATCCTTTAACCTACCGTCTCATTGGGAAGACACGAGATGACGCTCTAGGGGAAACCTTTGATAAAGTAGCACGGTTTTTAGGTCTCCCTTATCCCGGAGGGGCATTAATAGAAAAATTAGCGCGCCATGGATCGGAAACCGCTTATGCATTTTCTCCTGCCCATGTTGAAGGGTATGATCTCTCTTTTAGTGGATTAAAAACGGCCGTTCTTTATGCAATTAAGGGAAAGAATAGTTCTTCTCGGACACCTCTGCCTGAGCTATCTCAAGAGCAAAAAAGCGATATAGCAGCTTCGTTTCAACGCACTGCATTTACAACTATTGCACAAAAACTTCCGACTATTATAAAAACATTTTCGTGTAGATCCCTCCTTCTTGGAGGGGGAGTTGCAAATAACTCATTTTTCCGGGAATTATTGTCCGCAACTCTGGATGTGCCGGTATATTTTCCTTCTCCACAACTATGCACTGATAACGCTGCGATGATTGCAGGATTAGGGAGAGAGCTTTTTCTCGCAAATAAAACAAGGCTGGAAGTTTCTCCATGCGCAAGATACCATTGGGAGTCAGTTTTGGATTCCTCCTTATTGCATCCGTAG
- a CDS encoding class I SAM-dependent methyltransferase yields MPKYSSNNKKSVKQDRQLTSWEPIARDYHQIVQLNGHYYHREVILPKLLPLLSLNSQSSVLDIGCGQGIFERAIPKECRYLGIDVSPSLVAIATKLRKSIKHKFLIQDLTKQFHIRSDLSLFSCAVAILSLQNMEFPDRAIQNTAQLLQSQGRFFLVLNHPCFRIPRCSSWHYDENKKLMSRKIDRYLSPIQIPILAHPGKKQSEVSFSFHFPLSYWVQALSACGLVIEHMEEWVSPKKSLGSRAKAENLCRKEFPLFLLISCVKIHAS; encoded by the coding sequence ATGCCCAAATATTCCTCTAATAATAAAAAATCAGTTAAGCAAGATAGGCAACTCACTTCTTGGGAGCCTATAGCTAGAGATTATCATCAAATAGTGCAACTTAATGGACATTACTATCATAGGGAAGTCATTTTACCTAAGTTGCTCCCCCTTTTATCTTTAAATTCTCAGAGCTCTGTATTAGATATTGGTTGTGGTCAAGGAATTTTTGAAAGAGCAATTCCTAAGGAATGTAGATATTTAGGAATAGATGTCTCCCCAAGTTTAGTAGCTATCGCTACGAAGCTACGCAAATCAATAAAACACAAATTTTTGATACAAGATCTGACAAAACAATTCCATATTCGTTCTGATCTTTCTTTATTTTCTTGTGCTGTGGCTATTCTTTCTTTGCAGAATATGGAGTTTCCGGATAGGGCAATACAAAATACGGCGCAACTTCTTCAATCTCAAGGGCGTTTTTTTTTAGTGCTAAATCATCCATGTTTTCGTATACCTCGATGTTCTTCGTGGCATTATGATGAAAATAAAAAATTAATGTCGCGAAAGATTGATCGTTATCTATCCCCCATACAAATTCCTATTTTAGCACATCCCGGGAAAAAACAATCAGAAGTCTCTTTTTCTTTTCATTTTCCTTTAAGTTATTGGGTCCAAGCTTTGTCTGCATGTGGATTAGTTATTGAACATATGGAAGAGTGGGTATCGCCTAAAAAATCTTTAGGGAGTCGTGCGAAAGCAGAAAATCTTTGTCGTAAAGAATTTCCACTATTTCTCTTGATTTCATGTGTTAAAATTCATGCTTCATAA
- the rpe gene encoding ribulose-phosphate 3-epimerase, whose product MGGDLASLGSEARRIAQSGADFIHIDIMDGHFVPNFTFGPGIIAAINRSTDIFLEVHAMIYSPFDFIEAFVKAGADRIIVHFEASENLKELLTYIKKCGIQAGLAFSPETSIEFIPSFLPLCDVILLMSVHPGFCGQSFLPEVSEKIRFTKKAIQLAALEGKCFIEVDGGITENSAKICREAGADILVAASYIFQHDGLTMEEKVSLLRGENHGIK is encoded by the coding sequence ATGGGTGGGGATCTTGCTTCCCTTGGTAGTGAAGCTCGAAGAATTGCGCAATCAGGTGCTGATTTCATTCATATTGATATTATGGATGGACATTTTGTCCCGAATTTTACTTTCGGCCCTGGAATTATTGCAGCAATTAATCGCTCTACAGACATTTTTTTAGAAGTTCATGCAATGATTTACTCTCCTTTTGATTTTATTGAAGCTTTTGTGAAAGCAGGAGCCGATCGTATCATTGTACACTTCGAAGCCTCAGAAAACCTTAAAGAATTACTAACCTACATTAAAAAATGTGGGATACAAGCGGGGCTTGCCTTTTCCCCAGAAACTTCTATAGAATTTATCCCATCATTCTTGCCTCTATGTGACGTTATACTACTTATGTCTGTACATCCAGGTTTTTGTGGTCAAAGTTTTCTTCCTGAAGTTTCTGAAAAAATCCGTTTTACAAAAAAAGCAATTCAATTAGCAGCCCTAGAAGGTAAATGTTTCATAGAAGTCGATGGGGGAATCACAGAAAATTCAGCCAAGATATGTCGTGAAGCAGGGGCGGACATTTTAGTAGCCGCATCTTATATATTTCAGCACGATGGGCTAACAATGGAAGAAAAAGTTTCGCTGCTTAGAGGAGAAAATCATGGTATTAAGTAA
- a CDS encoding amino acid ABC transporter permease, with the protein MENWVATARVLLRGCEYTVFISGISIIFGLFLGIIIGSLTSQYFSCRVLRSLGSLYVTIIRGTPLFIQILICYFGLPTVIRVNLSPLASGIISLSINSSAYLAEIIRGGINSLSIGQWESAKVLGYKKSQIFLYIIYPQVFRNILPSLTNEFIALIKESSILMVVGVPELTKVSKDIVSRELNPMEMYSICAGLYLIMTSLLSYFARLLERKREET; encoded by the coding sequence ATGGAAAACTGGGTTGCTACAGCAAGAGTACTTCTTCGTGGATGTGAATACACAGTATTTATTAGCGGCATATCTATAATCTTTGGCCTATTTCTTGGTATCATCATTGGCTCATTAACCTCTCAGTACTTTTCTTGTCGTGTCTTACGTTCTTTAGGGAGCCTATATGTGACTATCATCCGGGGCACCCCTCTATTCATTCAAATTCTCATTTGTTATTTTGGCCTTCCAACAGTAATCCGTGTAAATTTATCTCCCCTGGCATCAGGGATAATTTCTTTAAGTATTAACTCCTCAGCATATCTTGCAGAAATTATCCGTGGAGGGATTAATTCTTTATCCATAGGGCAATGGGAGTCTGCTAAAGTTTTGGGATATAAAAAATCACAAATTTTTCTTTATATTATTTATCCTCAGGTATTTAGAAATATTCTTCCCTCCTTAACAAATGAGTTCATTGCCTTAATTAAAGAAAGCAGCATCTTAATGGTCGTAGGAGTTCCTGAGCTTACGAAAGTAAGTAAAGACATCGTTTCTAGAGAGCTCAATCCTATGGAAATGTATAGTATCTGCGCAGGATTGTATCTAATAATGACATCATTACTTTCTTATTTTGCCAGATTACTTGAAAGAAAGAGAGAAGAAACATGA
- the accC gene encoding acetyl-CoA carboxylase biotin carboxylase subunit, translating into MKKVLIANRGEIAVRIIRACHDLGLATVAVYSLADQEALHVLLADEAVCIGEPQAARSYLKISNILAACEITGADAIHPGYGFLSENPNFASICESCGLTFIGPNSDSIKMMGDKIAAKQLAKKVKCPVIPGSEGVIKDEAEGLKIAEKIGFPIVIKAVAGGGGRGIRIVKEKDEFFKAFSAAKTEAEAGFNNPNVYIEKFIENPRHLEVQILGDKHGNYVHLGERDCTIQRRRQKLIEETPSPILTPELRAKVGKVAVDLARSANYYSVGTVEFLLDKDKKFYFMEMNTRIQVEHTITEEVTGIDLLKEQIYVAMGKKLTWKQKNITFTGHVIQCRINAEDPSNNFSPSPGRLDYYLPPAGPSIRVDGACYSGYAIPSYYDSMIAKVISKGRNREEAIAIMKRALKEFHIGGIHSTIPFHQFMLDNPKFINSEYDINYIDTLLSQGDPLF; encoded by the coding sequence ATGAAAAAAGTCTTAATCGCAAATCGTGGAGAAATTGCTGTACGCATTATACGCGCGTGTCATGATCTAGGATTAGCAACAGTTGCAGTGTATTCATTAGCGGATCAAGAAGCCTTACATGTACTACTAGCAGATGAAGCGGTGTGCATAGGAGAACCTCAAGCTGCTAGATCCTATTTAAAAATCTCTAATATCTTAGCTGCTTGTGAAATTACAGGAGCTGATGCTATCCATCCGGGATATGGTTTTCTCAGTGAAAATCCAAATTTCGCCTCTATATGTGAAAGTTGCGGCCTTACATTTATAGGTCCAAATTCGGACTCTATTAAAATGATGGGAGATAAAATCGCTGCAAAGCAATTAGCTAAGAAAGTAAAATGTCCTGTAATTCCAGGATCAGAAGGCGTGATTAAAGATGAAGCTGAAGGATTAAAAATAGCAGAAAAAATCGGTTTTCCCATTGTTATCAAGGCAGTTGCTGGAGGAGGAGGCCGAGGAATTCGCATCGTAAAAGAAAAAGATGAATTTTTTAAAGCATTTTCAGCAGCAAAAACAGAAGCTGAGGCGGGTTTTAATAATCCCAATGTATACATAGAAAAATTTATAGAAAATCCTAGGCACCTTGAAGTCCAGATTCTTGGGGATAAACATGGAAATTATGTACATCTTGGAGAAAGAGACTGCACCATACAACGACGCAGACAAAAGCTTATAGAAGAAACTCCAAGTCCTATACTTACTCCCGAGTTGCGAGCTAAAGTAGGAAAAGTAGCTGTAGACTTAGCAAGAAGTGCTAATTACTACTCCGTAGGTACTGTAGAGTTTTTATTAGATAAAGATAAAAAGTTCTACTTTATGGAAATGAATACCCGTATTCAAGTAGAGCACACAATCACTGAGGAGGTTACAGGTATAGATCTTCTGAAAGAACAAATTTATGTTGCCATGGGGAAAAAACTTACATGGAAACAAAAAAATATTACGTTTACTGGACATGTAATTCAGTGTCGTATCAACGCTGAAGATCCCAGCAATAATTTTTCTCCTTCTCCCGGTCGTCTAGATTATTACCTTCCTCCTGCTGGTCCATCCATACGAGTAGATGGGGCGTGTTATAGTGGATATGCAATTCCTTCTTATTATGATTCAATGATTGCTAAAGTCATTTCTAAAGGTAGAAACCGAGAAGAAGCAATAGCTATCATGAAAAGAGCGTTAAAAGAGTTTCATATTGGAGGAATTCACTCTACTATCCCTTTTCATCAATTCATGCTAGATAATCCTAAATTCATTAACTCTGAATACGATATTAACTATATTGATACTTTGTTATCTCAAGGAGACCCTTTGTTTTAA
- a CDS encoding elongation factor P yields the protein MVLSNQLSVGMFISTKDGLYKVVSVSKVTGAKGESFIKAALKSPDSEDIIERNFKIGQEIKEAQFESRNLEYLYIEDDHCLFLDLGNYEKIYISKEIMKDNFLFLKAGIIVSAMVYDGTVFSIELPHFLELMVSKTDFPGDSLLISGGTKKALLETGIEIAVPPFVEIGDVIKIDTRTCEYIQRV from the coding sequence ATGGTATTAAGTAACCAACTTTCTGTAGGAATGTTTATTTCTACTAAAGATGGGCTTTATAAAGTTGTTTCCGTTTCTAAAGTCACAGGTGCTAAAGGAGAGTCCTTTATCAAGGCTGCTCTCAAATCTCCAGACTCTGAAGACATTATTGAAAGAAATTTCAAAATAGGCCAGGAAATAAAAGAAGCCCAGTTTGAATCAAGAAATTTGGAATATTTATATATTGAAGACGACCATTGTCTATTTTTAGATTTAGGAAATTATGAAAAAATATACATCTCTAAAGAGATTATGAAAGACAATTTTCTATTCCTCAAAGCGGGGATTATAGTCTCTGCTATGGTATATGATGGTACCGTGTTTTCCATAGAGCTGCCTCACTTTTTAGAATTAATGGTGTCAAAAACAGATTTTCCTGGAGATTCCCTGTTAATTTCTGGAGGGACAAAAAAAGCTTTATTAGAAACAGGAATTGAAATTGCTGTGCCTCCTTTTGTAGAAATTGGCGATGTTATTAAAATTGACACGCGTACATGTGAATATATTCAGCGCGTCTAA
- the accB gene encoding acetyl-CoA carboxylase biotin carboxyl carrier protein has translation MDLKQIEKLMIAMGRNNMKRFVIKREGLELELERDTGDRQSQEPVFYDSRLFAGFSQERPIPMDPSQAVSQELASDKTEKSQQAVGDFISSPLVGTFYSAPSPDAPAFVKPGDIVSEDTVVCIVEAMKVMNEVKAGISGRIVEVLITNGDPVQFGSKLFRIIKDE, from the coding sequence ATGGATTTAAAGCAAATAGAAAAGCTTATGATTGCTATGGGTCGCAATAACATGAAGCGTTTTGTGATTAAACGAGAAGGGCTAGAACTTGAATTGGAAAGAGACACTGGCGATAGGCAAAGTCAAGAACCTGTATTTTATGACAGTAGGTTATTTGCCGGATTTTCGCAAGAGCGACCAATTCCTATGGATCCCAGTCAAGCCGTTAGTCAAGAGTTAGCCTCTGACAAAACTGAAAAATCACAACAAGCCGTCGGAGATTTTATTAGTTCGCCTCTTGTGGGGACATTCTATAGCGCTCCTTCACCTGACGCTCCTGCATTCGTTAAACCGGGAGATATCGTTTCTGAAGATACCGTTGTCTGCATTGTCGAAGCTATGAAAGTCATGAATGAAGTTAAAGCGGGAATATCTGGGCGCATTGTTGAAGTACTAATTACTAATGGTGATCCTGTACAATTTGGATCAAAGTTATTTCGTATAATTAAAGATGAATAA